A single Sutterella megalosphaeroides DNA region contains:
- the crcB gene encoding fluoride efflux transporter CrcB, whose translation MTKDGPIGLVVLAVGSGAALGALGRWFLAYALNPRTDLLPLGTLAANLLGGYLIGLALAWTSAHPEIPPAARLFLITGFLGGLTTFSTFSGENVSMLLAGETGRALAHATLHVAGSFAATALGLFTWRLLH comes from the coding sequence GTGACGAAAGACGGACCGATCGGGCTCGTGGTGCTGGCGGTGGGTTCGGGGGCGGCTCTGGGCGCACTCGGCCGCTGGTTCCTCGCCTACGCGCTCAACCCCCGCACGGATTTGCTACCGCTCGGCACCTTGGCCGCCAACCTCCTCGGGGGGTATCTCATCGGGCTCGCGCTCGCCTGGACGAGCGCGCACCCCGAGATTCCGCCCGCCGCAAGGCTCTTCCTCATCACGGGGTTCTTGGGGGGCTTAACGACTTTCTCGACCTTCTCGGGCGAGAACGTCTCGATGCTCCTTGCGGGCGAAACGGGGCGGGCGCTTGCGCACGCGACCCTTCACGTCGCGGGAAGTTTCGCGGCGACGGCGCTCGGGCTCTTCACGTGGCGCCTCCTCCACTGA
- the moaE gene encoding molybdopterin synthase catalytic subunit MoaE, with amino-acid sequence MSGQTFIRVSPEDFDLSEETARIRAANPQSGAIVSFVGVVRNKNDGSDVAAMSLEHYPGMTEKALGAIIESARARWSIDDVTVIHRVGDLAVGDQIVLALVSSAHRREAFEACEFIMDWLKTEAPFWKKEKTPEGERWVDARESDDLARDRWGTRS; translated from the coding sequence GTGAGCGGGCAGACGTTCATTCGGGTGAGTCCCGAAGACTTCGACCTCTCGGAGGAAACCGCCCGCATCCGCGCGGCGAATCCGCAGTCGGGCGCGATCGTGAGTTTCGTCGGGGTCGTTCGCAACAAGAACGACGGCTCCGACGTGGCGGCGATGTCGCTCGAACACTACCCGGGCATGACCGAAAAGGCGCTCGGTGCCATCATCGAGTCGGCCCGCGCCCGGTGGTCGATCGACGACGTGACGGTAATTCACCGCGTGGGCGACCTGGCGGTGGGCGACCAGATCGTGCTCGCGCTCGTTTCCTCCGCGCACCGCCGCGAAGCGTTCGAGGCGTGCGAATTCATCATGGATTGGTTGAAGACCGAAGCGCCCTTCTGGAAGAAGGAAAAGACGCCCGAGGGCGAACGCTGGGTCGACGCCCGCGAAAGCGACGACCTCGCCCGCGACCGTTGGGGGACGCGTTCGTGA
- the moaD gene encoding molybdopterin converting factor subunit 1 codes for MKIEVLYFAGLRDAMGRRSETVELEADASTLGEVRAALVARGEPWASAFGNLKRVRGAVNQEMAEDADPVKDGDEVAFFPPVTGG; via the coding sequence ATGAAAATCGAGGTTCTTTACTTTGCCGGCCTTCGCGACGCCATGGGGCGCCGAAGCGAAACCGTGGAACTGGAGGCCGACGCCTCGACCCTGGGTGAAGTGCGCGCGGCGCTCGTCGCCCGAGGCGAACCCTGGGCGAGCGCCTTCGGCAACCTCAAGCGCGTGCGCGGCGCCGTGAATCAGGAAATGGCCGAAGACGCCGATCCCGTGAAGGACGGCGACGAAGTGGCCTTTTTCCCGCCCGTGACGGGAGGCTGA
- a CDS encoding molybdopterin molybdotransferase MoeA, producing the protein MLTYSEALAKIIAHARPVAEVETIPLMYSTNRVLAQDVVSPMAVPGWDNSQMDGYAVRAADLAAASEANPVLLPVAERIIAGSVGKPVEAGTCARIFTGAPVPEGADTVVPQEEVTVTEAGVRFTKAPKEGAWVRRLGSDIAVGSTILRAGDRLTPAAIGTVASIGRAYVTVYRKLRVGIFFSGNELVQPGEPLPPGGVYNSNRYMIRSLLQTLGCEAFDLGSIPDTFEATVRALEHASETADVILTTGGMSVGEEDHLKPAVEALGALDVWRVKLKPGKPLAFGNVRGVPYIGLPGNPVSGFVVFLMMARPYLLRRMGMTDIDMKPQQIRADFEWTKAGDREEFVRVRRNDAGGLDLFHTQNSQVLSSCAWADGLADIPAGAVVKKGDLVAYYPFCQFFA; encoded by the coding sequence ATGCTTACTTACAGCGAAGCGCTCGCGAAAATTATCGCCCACGCCCGGCCCGTGGCCGAGGTGGAGACGATTCCTCTTATGTATTCGACCAATCGCGTGCTCGCGCAGGACGTCGTGAGCCCGATGGCGGTGCCGGGCTGGGACAATTCCCAGATGGACGGCTACGCCGTGCGTGCGGCGGACTTGGCGGCCGCGTCCGAAGCGAACCCCGTCCTGCTCCCCGTTGCCGAGCGCATCATCGCGGGCTCGGTCGGCAAGCCCGTCGAAGCGGGCACGTGCGCCCGCATCTTCACGGGCGCCCCCGTGCCCGAAGGGGCCGATACGGTGGTGCCGCAGGAAGAGGTGACGGTGACCGAAGCGGGCGTTCGCTTCACGAAGGCTCCGAAGGAAGGGGCCTGGGTGCGGCGCCTCGGCTCCGACATCGCCGTCGGTTCGACGATTCTGCGCGCGGGCGACCGCCTCACCCCCGCCGCGATCGGCACGGTGGCCTCGATCGGTCGCGCGTACGTGACCGTCTATCGGAAGCTGCGCGTCGGGATTTTCTTCTCCGGGAACGAGCTCGTACAGCCGGGCGAACCCTTGCCCCCGGGCGGGGTCTACAACTCGAACCGCTACATGATCCGCAGCCTTCTGCAGACGCTCGGCTGCGAAGCGTTCGACCTCGGGAGCATTCCCGACACGTTCGAAGCGACCGTGCGCGCTCTGGAGCACGCGAGCGAAACGGCGGACGTCATCCTGACGACGGGCGGCATGTCGGTCGGCGAAGAAGACCACCTGAAGCCCGCCGTCGAAGCGCTCGGCGCCCTTGACGTTTGGCGCGTGAAGTTGAAGCCCGGCAAGCCCCTGGCGTTCGGCAACGTGCGCGGCGTTCCCTATATCGGGCTCCCCGGCAACCCCGTTTCGGGCTTCGTCGTTTTCCTCATGATGGCGCGCCCCTATCTCCTGCGCCGCATGGGCATGACCGACATCGACATGAAGCCGCAGCAGATCCGCGCCGACTTCGAGTGGACGAAGGCGGGGGATCGTGAAGAATTCGTGCGCGTGCGCCGCAACGATGCGGGCGGGCTCGATCTCTTCCACACGCAGAATTCGCAGGTGCTCTCGAGCTGCGCCTGGGCGGACGGTCTGGCGGACATTCCCGCGGGCGCCGTCGTGAAGAAGGGCGACCTCGTCGCCTACTACCCCTTCTGCCAGTTCTTTGCCTGA
- the mobB gene encoding molybdopterin-guanine dinucleotide biosynthesis protein B — protein sequence MTQSADLKTVTRCAPRTPPFAVGFVGFSGAGKTTLATRVASILAARGLKVSALKDAHHGVDLDKPGKDTYRYREAGAAEVILRTAERYAILVETPETVSLDELLARVRPDADMVVVEGFKHEGDFPKIELLRGEAADAVASGRRTPLYPTDERIVAVAVDRPFTPVREAVDVLDANDPQAVADYCLKLRAAREAR from the coding sequence ATGACGCAGAGTGCCGACCTTAAGACGGTCACGCGTTGCGCCCCGCGAACCCCGCCCTTTGCCGTGGGGTTCGTCGGTTTTTCGGGGGCGGGCAAAACGACGCTCGCCACCCGCGTGGCGTCGATCCTCGCGGCGCGCGGTCTGAAGGTTTCCGCCCTCAAGGACGCGCACCACGGGGTCGATCTCGACAAGCCCGGCAAGGACACGTACCGCTACCGCGAAGCGGGTGCGGCGGAAGTGATCCTTCGTACGGCCGAACGCTATGCGATTCTCGTCGAGACCCCCGAAACCGTGTCGCTCGACGAACTCCTCGCGCGGGTGCGGCCCGACGCGGACATGGTCGTCGTCGAAGGGTTCAAGCACGAAGGCGACTTTCCGAAAATCGAGCTCCTTCGCGGGGAGGCGGCCGACGCGGTCGCTTCCGGCCGAAGGACGCCCCTATATCCGACGGACGAGCGCATCGTCGCCGTTGCCGTCGACCGTCCCTTCACGCCCGTGCGCGAAGCGGTCGACGTTCTCGACGCGAACGACCCTCAGGCCGTCGCCGACTATTGTTTGAAGCTTCGCGCGGCGCGCGAAGCCCGATGA
- the thrC gene encoding threonine synthase, whose protein sequence is MQYISTRGEQSPKRFSDILFEGRAEDGGLYVPAAFPRLTLEQIRMMRGLDYAGLALEVMHLFWPELERSTLWKLCRDTYQPEFYPYGRDRIATREVTPITWLHDDVGLLELSNGPTLSFDDISLSLLANIFARGLGETPATMTFLGATTGDMGAAAEHAFAGIPNARVAMLSPQGRMSDWQAAQLYANTPANSVNLAVDGTFDDCQDMVERMLSDREFAKKHGLGAVNSVLWARIAAQIVYYFYAYLQAVENVGEEVVFVVPGGNFGNAFAGWAAKQMGLPILRLIVATNENDAMDRFLRTGVYAPRPASETLATSSPSMDISRAANFERFLYEMLDRNARRTAELMKELETKGSFELTPGEFARVRRSGLASGTSNHANRLEITEHLYVEYGTYVDPHTADAIYSGIYLHPVGVRTLCLETVDPAKFPKIIRQATGHDVPVPEGFEDPRGKPARKTYMPNDFDAVKAFVAEFADKPF, encoded by the coding sequence ATGCAGTACATTTCGACGCGCGGCGAACAGTCGCCGAAGCGCTTTTCGGACATTCTTTTCGAAGGCCGTGCCGAGGACGGCGGCCTTTACGTGCCTGCGGCGTTCCCGCGCCTCACGCTCGAGCAGATCCGCATGATGCGCGGTCTCGACTACGCGGGGCTGGCGCTGGAGGTGATGCACCTCTTCTGGCCCGAGCTCGAGCGCTCGACGCTCTGGAAGCTCTGCCGCGACACGTACCAGCCGGAGTTCTATCCGTACGGGCGCGATCGCATCGCGACCCGCGAAGTGACGCCGATCACGTGGTTGCACGACGACGTGGGGCTTCTGGAGCTCTCGAACGGCCCGACGCTTTCCTTTGACGACATTTCGCTCTCGCTCCTTGCGAACATCTTCGCGCGCGGCTTGGGCGAGACGCCCGCCACGATGACCTTCCTCGGCGCGACGACGGGCGACATGGGGGCGGCCGCGGAACACGCGTTCGCGGGGATTCCCAATGCGCGCGTCGCGATGCTCTCGCCCCAGGGTCGCATGAGCGACTGGCAGGCCGCGCAGCTCTACGCCAACACGCCCGCCAACAGCGTCAATCTCGCCGTCGACGGCACGTTCGACGACTGCCAGGACATGGTCGAGCGCATGCTCTCCGATCGCGAATTCGCGAAGAAGCACGGTCTCGGCGCCGTCAATTCGGTGCTCTGGGCTCGTATCGCCGCGCAGATCGTCTACTACTTCTACGCGTACCTTCAGGCCGTCGAAAACGTCGGCGAAGAGGTGGTGTTCGTCGTTCCCGGGGGCAATTTCGGCAACGCCTTCGCGGGCTGGGCCGCAAAGCAGATGGGCCTTCCCATCCTGCGCCTCATCGTCGCCACGAACGAAAACGACGCGATGGACCGCTTCCTTCGGACGGGCGTCTACGCGCCGCGTCCCGCGAGCGAAACGCTCGCGACGAGCTCGCCCTCGATGGACATTTCGCGTGCGGCGAATTTCGAACGTTTCCTTTATGAAATGCTCGACCGGAACGCGCGCCGTACGGCCGAACTCATGAAGGAACTCGAAACGAAGGGCTCTTTCGAACTCACGCCCGGGGAATTCGCCCGCGTGCGCCGTTCGGGCCTTGCGTCGGGTACGTCGAACCACGCGAACCGCCTCGAAATCACCGAGCACCTCTACGTCGAATACGGCACGTACGTCGACCCGCACACGGCCGACGCCATCTACAGCGGCATTTATCTGCACCCCGTGGGCGTTCGCACGTTGTGCCTTGAGACCGTGGATCCGGCGAAATTCCCGAAGATCATCCGTCAGGCGACGGGGCACGACGTGCCCGTGCCGGAAGGCTTCGAAGATCCGCGGGGGAAACCCGCCCGGAAGACCTACATGCCGAACGATTTCGACGCGGTCAAGGCGTTCGTGGCCGAGTTTGCCGACAAACCCTTCTGA
- a CDS encoding PhoH family protein has protein sequence MPLPKAPSQPADLLADYGEPAKPGKRHTRTATKRVARSRSTAVEPTPDTAKALDAAAQASSALEKVEAPRTVEPVKSVAAEAAEAAPQTPAKRRRTTKAQKAATGAVEPTAAKVAAKAPAKAPETKAEKNAPKVEAKSAEKPAEKPAAKTAAKPVPAKKSRTRKAAASAAGKQGEMLDVTTALFGTPSFVQADAEVETPADPVVAPVEEAAAAPVVAPASAPMRARRPASTRKGRALMPEDKPKLFVLDTNVLMHDPLSLFRFAEHDVFLPMTTLEELDSHKKGLTDVARNARTVSRSLDALIEANNGNLHDGVPLALLGNTEAKGRLWFETKVMAAPLPEALPAFKGDNSILATVKGLEAAFPDRAVVLVSKDINMRIKATTLGIPAEDYFNDKVLDDSDMLYTGKIELEADFWESIGEGLRSWQENDATNYAFETDHPERFVVNACLTVKGDDNFMALVTGIKGREVTMRLMRDFRKSGRFKVWGINARNREQNMALNLLMDPEIDFVTILGQAGTGKTLMTLAAALTQTIDARRYSEIIMTRATVSLGEDIGFLPGTEEEKMAPWMGALEDNLEVLHKSDAGGEWGRQASMDIIRNRVRVKSMSFMRGRTFLQKFVIIDEAQNLSPKQMKTLITRAGPGTKIVCLGNIAQIDTPYLTEGSSGLTYVVERFQGWEHAATITLTRGERSRLAEFAAEAL, from the coding sequence ATGCCGCTTCCCAAAGCGCCCTCTCAGCCGGCCGATCTTCTCGCCGATTACGGCGAACCCGCCAAACCCGGCAAGCGTCACACGAGAACCGCGACGAAACGCGTCGCCCGCTCCCGCAGTACGGCCGTCGAACCGACGCCCGATACCGCCAAGGCGCTTGACGCGGCAGCGCAGGCGTCCTCTGCCCTTGAAAAAGTCGAGGCTCCCAGGACGGTCGAGCCCGTGAAGTCCGTCGCCGCCGAAGCCGCCGAAGCCGCTCCTCAAACGCCCGCGAAGCGCCGCCGCACGACGAAGGCGCAAAAGGCTGCGACCGGGGCGGTCGAACCGACCGCCGCGAAGGTTGCCGCGAAGGCTCCCGCAAAGGCTCCCGAAACCAAGGCCGAAAAGAACGCTCCGAAGGTCGAAGCGAAGTCGGCCGAGAAGCCCGCCGAGAAGCCTGCCGCGAAGACGGCCGCAAAACCCGTCCCCGCGAAGAAGTCCCGCACCCGCAAGGCGGCCGCCTCCGCCGCGGGCAAGCAAGGCGAGATGCTTGACGTGACGACCGCGCTTTTCGGCACGCCGAGCTTCGTCCAAGCGGATGCCGAGGTCGAAACCCCGGCCGACCCCGTCGTTGCGCCCGTCGAAGAAGCTGCTGCGGCTCCGGTTGTCGCTCCCGCTTCCGCTCCCATGCGAGCCCGCCGTCCGGCGAGCACCCGCAAGGGGCGCGCGCTCATGCCCGAGGACAAACCGAAGCTCTTCGTCCTCGACACGAACGTCCTCATGCACGACCCGCTCTCGCTTTTCCGTTTTGCCGAGCACGACGTCTTCCTGCCGATGACGACGCTCGAAGAGCTCGACAGCCACAAGAAGGGCCTCACCGACGTCGCGCGCAACGCGCGTACCGTGAGCCGCAGTCTCGACGCCCTGATCGAAGCCAACAACGGGAACCTGCACGACGGCGTTCCTCTTGCGCTTCTCGGCAACACGGAAGCCAAGGGGCGCCTCTGGTTCGAAACGAAGGTCATGGCCGCGCCCCTTCCGGAAGCGCTTCCCGCCTTCAAGGGCGACAACTCGATCCTTGCCACCGTGAAGGGGCTCGAAGCCGCCTTCCCCGACCGTGCGGTCGTGCTGGTGTCGAAAGACATCAACATGCGCATCAAGGCAACGACGCTCGGCATTCCCGCCGAGGACTACTTCAACGACAAGGTGCTCGACGACTCCGACATGCTCTACACGGGGAAGATCGAGCTCGAAGCGGACTTCTGGGAGTCGATCGGCGAGGGGCTGCGCTCCTGGCAGGAAAACGACGCCACGAACTACGCCTTCGAAACGGATCATCCCGAGCGCTTCGTCGTGAACGCCTGCCTTACGGTGAAGGGCGACGACAACTTCATGGCGCTCGTGACGGGCATCAAGGGGCGCGAAGTGACGATGCGCCTCATGCGCGACTTCCGCAAGAGCGGCCGCTTCAAGGTCTGGGGCATCAACGCCCGCAACCGCGAACAGAACATGGCGCTCAACCTGCTCATGGACCCCGAAATCGACTTCGTGACGATTCTCGGGCAGGCGGGCACGGGCAAAACGCTCATGACGCTTGCGGCCGCCCTCACGCAGACGATCGACGCACGGCGCTATTCCGAAATCATCATGACGCGTGCCACGGTGAGTCTCGGCGAAGACATCGGGTTCCTGCCCGGGACGGAAGAGGAAAAGATGGCTCCCTGGATGGGGGCGCTTGAAGACAACCTCGAAGTTCTTCACAAGTCCGACGCGGGCGGCGAATGGGGGCGTCAGGCCTCGATGGACATCATCCGCAACCGCGTGCGCGTCAAGTCGATGAGCTTCATGCGCGGGCGCACGTTCCTTCAGAAGTTCGTCATCATCGACGAAGCGCAGAACCTCTCGCCCAAGCAGATGAAGACCCTCATCACGCGTGCGGGTCCGGGCACGAAGATCGTGTGCCTGGGCAACATCGCGCAGATCGATACCCCGTACCTTACCGAAGGGAGCTCGGGTCTTACCTACGTGGTGGAACGCTTCCAGGGGTGGGAGCACGCGGCGACGATCACGCTCACGCGCGGCGAACGCTCGCGTCTCGCGGAATTTGCGGCCGAAGCACTCTGA
- a CDS encoding porin: MFKKTLAAAAVLGAFAGSAFAADVTLYGVIDYGFNYQHVDTDAANTDASDSFRMMSGQNSGSRFGLKAQEDLGNGLQVGFVLENGFDADDGSFDSNGDDKIFGRESQLYLSGAFGTVSFGRVGQMASANGSFGLMGGASPFSGGWQDSVGQKFVFANGFARFDNTVTYVTPEFAGLKVHAQYSFQNSSAEKGTEGKSSVDRYYGVGATYTNNNLYLVGIVDSMNWGTQVGDAGRSLDDQLAVTLGGAYDFGVAKLYASGQYFDNAKGVGQKRATETGAITGGYDFSGLEGAEGWGLNVGVGVPAFGGTAKAQIAYMDAESTRDSDMNVSRWSLAAGYDYNLSKRTMVYTAAAYTRDDVSDQYQTVAATGSNPSTVEVMAGLVHKF, from the coding sequence ATGTTTAAGAAGACTCTTGCTGCCGCCGCCGTTCTCGGCGCTTTTGCCGGTTCCGCTTTCGCCGCTGACGTTACGCTCTACGGCGTCATCGACTACGGCTTCAACTATCAGCATGTCGACACGGACGCCGCCAACACGGACGCCTCCGACTCCTTCCGCATGATGTCCGGCCAGAACTCCGGTTCGCGCTTCGGCCTCAAGGCTCAGGAAGACCTCGGCAACGGCCTCCAGGTGGGCTTCGTCCTTGAAAACGGTTTCGATGCCGACGACGGCTCCTTCGACAGCAACGGCGACGACAAGATTTTCGGCCGTGAATCCCAGCTCTATCTCTCCGGCGCCTTCGGTACGGTCTCCTTCGGCCGCGTCGGTCAGATGGCGAGCGCGAACGGCTCGTTCGGCCTCATGGGCGGCGCCTCCCCGTTCTCGGGCGGCTGGCAGGATTCCGTCGGCCAGAAGTTCGTGTTTGCGAACGGCTTCGCCCGCTTCGACAACACCGTCACCTATGTGACGCCGGAATTTGCGGGCCTCAAGGTCCACGCTCAGTATTCGTTCCAGAATTCGAGCGCGGAAAAGGGTACGGAAGGCAAGTCCTCGGTTGACCGCTACTACGGCGTCGGTGCGACCTACACGAACAACAACCTCTACCTCGTCGGTATCGTCGATTCGATGAACTGGGGTACGCAGGTTGGTGACGCCGGCCGCAGCCTCGACGACCAGCTCGCCGTTACCCTCGGCGGTGCCTACGACTTCGGCGTCGCGAAGCTCTACGCTTCGGGCCAGTACTTCGACAACGCGAAGGGCGTCGGCCAGAAGCGCGCCACGGAAACGGGCGCCATCACCGGCGGCTACGACTTCTCCGGTCTTGAAGGCGCCGAAGGCTGGGGCCTCAACGTCGGCGTGGGCGTTCCCGCGTTCGGCGGCACGGCCAAGGCTCAGATCGCCTACATGGATGCCGAATCCACGCGCGACAGCGACATGAACGTTTCGCGCTGGAGCCTTGCTGCGGGCTACGACTACAACCTCTCGAAGCGCACGATGGTCTACACGGCCGCCGCCTACACGCGCGACGACGTTTCGGATCAGTACCAGACCGTGGCTGCGACGGGCTCCAACCCCTCCACGGTTGAAGTCATGGCCGGCCTCGTCCACAAGTTCTAA